The Vitis vinifera cultivar Pinot Noir 40024 chromosome 8, ASM3070453v1 genome segment AGACCTAGAAATGGGTTTTAGTAAACCTAGTCATCTGAGGATGATCTGCATGTAGCACTAACCATTTTATCATGTGATACCTGTAATACTTTTTTCCAATGAATTTGGGTTGGCTTTTCTATGGACATATGGTTTAATCAGATACAATTTGAAGGATTTTGTAGATTCATGCATTTATATACATATTATAAGGGAGATTATCACCAGAGCCAACTTTAGAGAATATAGAACAATGCTCTTCACAGTCTTATAGTCTTATAGTTAGGCATGAAAGTGTTGGGAGGGCAGAACTTGTCTGAATGAGAACATTTCTTCTTGGGGGGAAAGAGTTTAGTCTATGAGCCCATGGAGTTTAGTCTAATAAATTGGCTGGTTGCTGTACAAGGCCTCTGCAATTTATGCAAATGGAAATCTGTATATTAATCATCTTCATGTACATGACAGAAGAGAAGATATACAAAGGAAGATTAGATCAATTTATAAATGATCAAACAAAATCCTATCTGCTGTGAAATTTAGGCCTCACATCTTCGACATTGCATAATCCATGACATCCACAAAGAAATCTGCCACAAAAGAATTACGGTTCATAATCAATAGATTAAGAAGGTTATTTGGGATAAGATATTGCTAGTTGCTACCATCGTTAGTGTGTACGTGAGGAGTAAATCTTACCTGCATCTTCCTTAGTGAAGCAGAGGGGAGGCGTAATTCTGAAAACATTTCCATAAAATCCGCCCTTCCCCACCAAAACTCCCATTTCTATTAAAACAGTACCAGTGAATTAGTAGCTAGATTAGAAGCAAATCAAAGCAGACAGCAGTAACATTTGAGAAAGGAGAATACAGACCTTTCATCTGGTCCATTATATGCAGAATTTCGACATTTGCAGGAGTTTTTAGTTTGCGATCAGTGACGAATTCAACTCCAAGCATCAGCCCTCTTCCCCTCACATCTCCAATAACTGCAGACAGGATTACAATACACTCAGCCATCGTCAGAAAAAATTACAAGGGACAGTAGAGAGAAGATACATACTGCACAAGGGGGAGGAAAAATTCACCCTTACTTTCATATTTGTCCTTGAGGGAAAGGAGCCGCTCCTTCAAGTATGACCCAACAACATATGCGTTCTCCTGAAGCTTTTCTTTCTCGATTACTTTCAGAACAGCATGGCCTGCAGTGGTACAGACTGGGTTTCCACCAAAGGTGTTAAAGTAATTGCGACGGGTCAAGACCTCTGCAATCTCAGGAGTAGTTACTACAGCACCAAGGGGAATGCCATTTCCGATACCCTAAGAGTACCACAGAAGGAACCAAGTCAGCacataaaaaccattttctatGAGCAGGATTAGTGAACCCAGCGGCATTGCAAAAGGTGAATCAGACTATGGTCCGGCAAAAGGGATGTTTTACTCAAACAAAATGAAGCACCTTTGCCATGGTGACTATGTCAGGAACAACGCCCTGAGATTCGAATCCCCAGAAATGGCTCCCAGTGCGAGCAAACCCAGACTGAACCTCATCAGCAATAAAAAGGCCTCCTGCTTTCTTTACGCTGCTGTACACAGCAGGCAAGTAACCTGGGGCCAACTCTACAATTCCACCCACTCCCTGCACGCATAACAAATCATTCAAGTAAAATCAACCCCGCAAAATAATAAAACCTAGGAAAGCAGAGATTAAAATTCATGGCACTTACCTGTATGGCTTCAGAAATGAAACCAGCTACATGGCCAGATGTTCCAAAGTCGATGAGATCTTGGACATCCCTTGCATACTTTTCCCCGTCCGAGCCAAACATACCTCTGTACGGGTCCGGGTTGAGGGCATGATGAACTCCGGTCTGATGGCCCCATAAAAAACACATGCGAAAAGCATAGAA includes the following:
- the LOC100251671 gene encoding alanine--glyoxylate aminotransferase 2 homolog 2, mitochondrial, with amino-acid sequence MQRFVVGRVSQEKHFLQWRRNLSQLVQNKAPLQENDLLLPKMPPFDYSPPPYNGPSAADILQKRKQYLSPSIFCFYNQPVNIVDGKMQYLFDEKGRRYLDAFGGIATVNCGHCHPDVVDVIVKQINRLQHSTVLYLNHAIADFAEALASKMPGDLKVVFFTNSGTEANELAMMMARLYTGCNDIISLRNAYHGNAAGTMGATAQRVWKFNVVQTGVHHALNPDPYRGMFGSDGEKYARDVQDLIDFGTSGHVAGFISEAIQGVGGIVELAPGYLPAVYSSVKKAGGLFIADEVQSGFARTGSHFWGFESQGVVPDIVTMAKGIGNGIPLGAVVTTPEIAEVLTRRNYFNTFGGNPVCTTAGHAVLKVIEKEKLQENAYVVGSYLKERLLSLKDKYEIIGDVRGRGLMLGVEFVTDRKLKTPANVEILHIMDQMKEMGVLVGKGGFYGNVFRITPPLCFTKEDADFFVDVMDYAMSKM